The Erythrobacter sp. JK5 genome includes a region encoding these proteins:
- a CDS encoding type II secretion system F family protein: protein MGAEIVRLFIFLAVFAAVFLLASAFFDEMSRRRTQSRAVNKRLEMIGRGVDREEMIGELVKRRPSDLAFLPDFVRTPMLSFQRLTFASGVPLSFQSVVLYLALFTVGVFFAALLIAMVTGVTIGFGTLQIVLLFALAIGLLVPIMILQRMAQSRRRKMEQQFPVALDIFVRALRTGHPVASGIELLTNEMEDPIGSEFGLVSDEVAYGSDLIDALQAMAERWNLEDIRMFVVSLSLQNQTGGNLAEILENLSKVIRDRAQMYMKVRALSSEGRMTAWMLTVLPVFAFVSTFILAPSFYLNVADDPVFITGSIVLLVLYVTGVLILRRMVDLKV from the coding sequence ATGGGTGCCGAGATCGTCCGGCTGTTCATCTTCCTCGCGGTGTTTGCCGCGGTGTTCCTGCTCGCCAGCGCCTTTTTCGACGAAATGTCGCGGCGCAGGACGCAGTCGAGAGCGGTCAACAAGCGGCTCGAGATGATCGGCAGAGGCGTCGATCGTGAGGAAATGATCGGCGAACTCGTGAAGCGGCGCCCGAGCGATCTTGCGTTCCTGCCCGACTTCGTCCGCACCCCGATGCTGTCGTTCCAGCGGCTCACGTTCGCTTCGGGCGTGCCGCTCAGCTTTCAGTCGGTGGTGCTGTATCTCGCGCTTTTCACGGTCGGTGTGTTTTTCGCAGCGCTGCTGATCGCGATGGTTACAGGGGTGACGATCGGGTTTGGAACCTTGCAGATCGTGCTCCTGTTCGCGCTTGCGATCGGCCTGCTGGTGCCGATCATGATCCTGCAGCGGATGGCGCAGTCGCGGCGCAGGAAGATGGAACAGCAGTTTCCGGTCGCGCTCGACATCTTCGTGCGGGCGCTGCGCACCGGGCATCCGGTCGCTTCGGGGATCGAACTTCTCACCAACGAGATGGAAGACCCGATCGGAAGCGAATTCGGCCTCGTTTCGGACGAGGTTGCCTATGGCTCGGACCTCATCGACGCGCTGCAGGCGATGGCCGAACGCTGGAACCTGGAAGATATCCGGATGTTCGTGGTCTCGCTCTCTCTGCAGAACCAGACGGGCGGAAACCTGGCGGAAATCCTGGAAAACCTGTCGAAGGTGATCCGCGATCGTGCGCAGATGTACATGAAGGTGCGCGCGCTGAGTTCGGAAGGCCGCATGACCGCCTGGATGCTGACCGTCCTGCCGGTGTTCGCGTTCGTTTCGACATTCATCCTGGCACCATCGTTCTATCTCAACGTGGCCGACGATCCGGTCTTCATAACCGGATCGATCGTGCTGCTGGTGCTGTACGTCACCGGCGTCCTGATCCTGCGGCGAATGGTCGATCTGAAGGTCTGA
- a CDS encoding type II secretion system F family protein: MIDFIVSNWVMRASILVLVFAIVAFGGLFLANFIAGRVATARGLRAIGETEAALTHEGLARDRRRTAWTRVIERIESSGLSLDDTRGSEIEKLLKSAGYTSPAAPRVYTLVRLVLIFALPAAFVVLSLLAGRQLSVFQLYLVCAILGLLGLYLPNVWVRLLASGRRTKIINGFPDSLDLMLVCVEAGLGLEASLDRVSREVATTHPLIAGLFSETVLLMRAGASRDDALRKLADSAGVDEIRSFTTLLIQSDKLGTSIATTLRVYASEMREARRLRAEERAHRLPVLISIPLVVFMLPTMIGVLALPAVVLTIREVFPSMAG, from the coding sequence ATGATTGATTTTATCGTTTCCAACTGGGTCATGCGCGCGAGCATTCTCGTGCTGGTCTTCGCGATCGTCGCGTTCGGCGGCCTGTTCCTGGCGAATTTCATCGCCGGCCGGGTTGCGACTGCACGCGGCCTGCGCGCAATCGGCGAGACCGAGGCAGCGTTGACGCATGAGGGGCTGGCCCGGGATCGCAGGCGCACCGCCTGGACACGGGTGATCGAGCGGATCGAATCGAGCGGCCTCAGCCTCGACGACACACGCGGTTCCGAGATCGAGAAGCTCCTGAAATCGGCGGGCTACACTTCGCCAGCTGCACCGCGGGTCTACACTCTGGTCCGGCTGGTGCTGATCTTCGCGCTGCCTGCGGCGTTCGTGGTGCTGAGCCTTCTCGCCGGCCGGCAGCTCTCGGTCTTTCAGCTCTACCTCGTTTGCGCGATCCTCGGCCTGCTGGGGCTTTACCTGCCGAATGTCTGGGTGCGCCTGCTGGCTTCGGGCCGCCGTACCAAGATCATCAACGGATTTCCCGACAGCCTCGATCTCATGCTGGTCTGTGTCGAGGCCGGCCTCGGGCTGGAGGCGTCGCTCGACCGGGTCAGCCGCGAGGTAGCGACCACGCACCCGCTGATCGCCGGCCTGTTTTCCGAAACGGTGTTGTTGATGCGCGCAGGTGCGTCGCGCGACGATGCGCTGCGCAAGCTGGCCGACAGCGCGGGCGTCGATGAAATCCGTTCGTTCACGACTTTGCTGATCCAGTCGGACAAGCTGGGGACCAGTATCGCCACCACATTGCGGGTCTACGCCTCCGAAATGCGCGAAGCGCGGCGGCTGCGTGCCGAGGAGCGGGCGCATCGGCTGCCGGTCCTCATTTCGATCCCGCTGGTCGTATTCATGTTGCCGACGATGATCGGCGTTTTGGCTTTGCCTGCGGTCGTGCTGACGATCCGGGAAGTCTTCCCGTCCATGGCGGGGTGA
- a CDS encoding CpaF family protein codes for MWKVLRQADDEQPPETVVEEVKAAADEPAVSLHPTLSKREERLLEIKMAIHQGLLDKINLSLLDKLPPDQVKSEISALVPELLAVFDHPLNREERAVLVQDVMDELLGLGPIEPLLKDETITDILVNGCDIVFIERGGVLERVKTRFQNEKHLMRIIQKIVSAVGRRIDESSPFVDARLSDGSRVNAIVAPLALDGSLLSIRKFAKIPIDMQKLIDLGSVPSAMSQVLEAVVKSRRNVLISGGTGSGKTTMLNAMSSFIDERERIVTIEDSAELQLQQIHVARLETRPPNIEGRGEVSQRDLVKNALRMRPDRIIVGEVRAGEAFDMLQAMNTGHDGSMTTVHANSPRDALSRVEQMIGMSGIDITSKSSRAQIASAIHIVLQVARLSDGRRRVKSLSEITGMEGETITMQEIFRFRNTGVGEDGQILGHFEATGIRPKFLSVAAEYGIDLPSALFRPDTRID; via the coding sequence ATGTGGAAGGTCTTGCGACAAGCCGATGACGAACAACCGCCTGAAACGGTGGTCGAAGAGGTGAAGGCCGCGGCCGACGAGCCGGCTGTCTCGCTCCACCCGACCCTGAGCAAGCGCGAGGAACGGTTGCTCGAGATCAAGATGGCAATCCACCAGGGCTTGCTCGACAAGATCAACCTGTCGCTGCTCGACAAGCTTCCGCCCGACCAGGTGAAGTCCGAAATCAGCGCGCTGGTGCCCGAATTGCTGGCGGTGTTCGATCACCCGCTCAACCGCGAGGAACGCGCGGTTCTGGTGCAGGACGTCATGGACGAACTGCTTGGCCTCGGACCGATCGAGCCGCTGCTCAAGGACGAGACCATCACCGATATCCTCGTCAACGGCTGCGATATCGTGTTCATCGAGCGTGGCGGGGTGCTGGAGCGGGTCAAGACCCGGTTCCAGAATGAGAAGCACCTGATGCGGATCATCCAGAAGATCGTCAGCGCGGTCGGTCGCCGGATCGACGAATCCTCGCCCTTCGTCGATGCACGTCTTTCCGATGGATCGCGCGTCAACGCGATCGTCGCCCCGCTGGCGCTCGACGGATCGCTGCTGTCGATCCGCAAGTTCGCCAAGATTCCGATCGACATGCAGAAGCTGATCGACCTCGGCAGTGTCCCCTCGGCGATGTCGCAGGTTCTCGAGGCGGTCGTCAAATCGCGCCGCAACGTTCTGATTTCGGGCGGTACGGGCTCGGGCAAGACGACGATGCTCAATGCCATGTCCTCGTTCATCGACGAGCGCGAGCGCATCGTCACGATCGAGGATTCGGCCGAGCTTCAATTGCAGCAGATCCATGTCGCGCGGCTGGAGACGCGCCCACCCAATATCGAGGGACGCGGCGAGGTCAGCCAGCGCGATCTCGTCAAGAACGCGCTGCGCATGAGGCCTGACCGGATCATCGTCGGGGAGGTCCGCGCCGGTGAAGCCTTCGACATGCTGCAGGCGATGAACACCGGCCATGACGGTTCGATGACCACGGTTCACGCCAACTCGCCGCGCGATGCGCTGTCGCGTGTCGAACAGATGATCGGGATGAGCGGGATCGACATCACCTCGAAATCGAGCCGCGCGCAGATCGCATCGGCGATCCATATCGTGCTGCAGGTCGCGCGACTTTCCGACGGGCGACGGCGGGTGAAGAGCCTGTCGGAGATCACCGGGATGGAAGGCGAGACCATCACGATGCAGGAGATATTCCGCTTCAGGAATACCGGGGTCGGCGAGGACGGACAGATTCTCGGACATTTCGAAGCGACCGGGATCCGTCCGAAATTTCTCTCCGTCGCCGCCGAATACGGCATCGACCTGCCGTCCGCGCTGTTCCGCCCCGATACGAGGATCGACTGA
- a CDS encoding TadE/TadG family type IV pilus assembly protein, protein MTKRCTLKEFGRDIRGSSAAEFVLVLPLLLLFIMGTIDVGLYSWTINRAEKATQTGARWAVATQMLPGGTSPNGLANYSFAVSGGIPQGTVVPASAFPGVSCTSTGCTCNGSCGFATTMDQPAFDALVGRMQQISANIQPGNVSVDYEYSGLGFSGDPNGPDVAPIVTVELDDMTYQPITFAFFGGTLDLPTIRYSLTAEDSEGSFAN, encoded by the coding sequence ATGACGAAACGTTGCACATTGAAGGAATTCGGACGCGATATCCGCGGTTCGAGCGCAGCCGAGTTCGTGCTCGTGCTGCCGCTGCTGCTGCTGTTCATCATGGGCACGATCGATGTCGGGCTCTACAGCTGGACCATCAACCGGGCGGAAAAGGCGACCCAGACCGGCGCGCGCTGGGCGGTGGCAACCCAGATGTTGCCGGGCGGCACGTCTCCGAACGGCCTCGCCAATTACAGTTTTGCCGTGTCCGGCGGCATCCCGCAGGGCACCGTGGTTCCTGCCAGTGCCTTTCCCGGGGTCAGCTGCACCTCGACCGGATGCACCTGCAACGGATCGTGCGGGTTTGCGACGACGATGGATCAGCCCGCGTTCGATGCGCTGGTCGGCCGGATGCAGCAGATCAGCGCCAATATCCAGCCGGGAAACGTCTCGGTCGATTACGAGTATTCCGGGCTGGGATTTTCCGGCGACCCCAACGGGCCGGACGTGGCACCGATCGTCACGGTCGAACTCGACGACATGACTTACCAGCCGATCACTTTCGCATTCTTCGGCGGAACGCTCGACCTGCCAACGATCCGCTACTCGCTGACCGCAGAGGACAGCGAGGGAAGCTTTGCCAATTGA
- a CDS encoding tetratricopeptide repeat protein gives MKIAKLLICSAALVGLSGCQSFLAELGFKSKSASEEAQFATGDSERLELGREALRAGAPGNAIYHFERAVLDPKVAPEAYNGLGIAYVQLGREDLAERFFNVAVMLRPSDTRFARNLNRLYQSQIGQSATAVASREAEADRALAEAASAAVAEGLIEPDARDFERRGAIVLDNRRPRIQRSSTGEIAVATVREQGASAPQIEVASRRVKPVEPEPEAPEEESEDTAARISQATRQSASLTEFPTIACATGEPAPSRDGGRYPIRVGLNGR, from the coding sequence ATGAAGATCGCTAAACTCCTGATATGCAGCGCAGCTCTGGTCGGCCTGAGCGGCTGCCAGAGCTTCCTTGCGGAACTCGGCTTCAAGTCGAAGAGTGCGAGCGAGGAAGCCCAATTCGCAACGGGCGATTCCGAGCGGCTCGAATTGGGTCGCGAAGCGCTGCGCGCGGGTGCGCCCGGCAATGCGATCTACCATTTCGAGCGCGCCGTGCTCGATCCCAAGGTCGCGCCCGAAGCCTATAACGGGTTGGGCATCGCCTATGTCCAGCTGGGCCGCGAAGACCTCGCCGAGCGCTTCTTCAACGTCGCGGTAATGCTGCGTCCGAGCGACACCCGCTTCGCGCGCAATCTCAACCGCCTTTACCAGTCGCAGATCGGCCAATCCGCCACCGCCGTCGCCAGCAGGGAGGCCGAGGCCGACCGGGCGCTTGCCGAAGCAGCGAGCGCCGCAGTCGCCGAAGGGCTGATCGAGCCCGATGCACGGGATTTCGAACGTCGTGGTGCGATCGTGCTCGACAATCGCCGCCCGCGCATCCAGCGCAGTTCCACCGGCGAGATTGCCGTTGCGACCGTGCGCGAACAGGGCGCGAGCGCGCCGCAGATCGAAGTGGCCTCGCGCCGCGTCAAACCGGTCGAACCGGAACCGGAAGCGCCGGAGGAAGAAAGCGAAGACACCGCCGCCAGGATTTCGCAGGCGACGCGGCAATCGGCCTCCTTGACCGAGTTTCCGACCATCGCCTGTGCGACCGGAGAGCCCGCGCCGTCGCGGGACGGCGGCCGGTATCCGATCCGGGTCGGTCTCAACGGACGGTGA
- a CDS encoding AAA family ATPase, which produces MARPETIAGLSELGETIALIETGLDQLPSREAIAAADVIVVEVDPVRKSSIDRIGTIAASTSGTPIIAGVEALDIRTTRALLKHGVTDVLQIPFSIEDLLGALADVDSGPATKAPKEVALAPVVACIGCSGGVGTTTVATHLAGAWVHDGIAVNVIDLDLQHGDVGSILGLRPGLTLQDLVDADQRLDAELYNSVLARREGMPGVVASPIDILPIEELEFDQLQPILAAARRNCEMVVIDMPVSLTNWGLSTLFASQYIVLVGSLTVHSLRKMKRRLDFLVSMGIDRNAIKIVLNRVQTGLFRPIKTSEAEEVLRHSVFATIPDENSDLQDAQDQGELVWSLSKRGKFARAIEQFADDLLAAMDDGAE; this is translated from the coding sequence TTGGCCCGACCCGAAACCATTGCCGGATTGAGTGAACTGGGCGAGACGATCGCGCTGATCGAAACCGGTCTCGACCAATTGCCATCGCGGGAGGCGATCGCCGCCGCAGACGTGATCGTGGTCGAGGTCGATCCGGTCCGCAAGAGCTCGATCGATCGCATCGGCACGATCGCCGCATCCACGTCCGGCACCCCGATCATTGCCGGGGTAGAGGCGCTCGACATCCGCACCACCCGCGCACTCCTGAAACACGGCGTCACCGACGTGCTCCAGATCCCGTTCTCGATCGAGGACCTGCTCGGAGCGCTTGCCGACGTCGACTCCGGCCCGGCGACCAAGGCCCCGAAAGAGGTTGCTCTTGCCCCGGTCGTCGCCTGTATCGGCTGTTCGGGCGGCGTCGGAACGACCACCGTCGCGACCCACCTTGCGGGCGCCTGGGTGCATGACGGGATTGCGGTCAACGTGATCGATCTCGACCTGCAGCACGGGGATGTGGGCAGCATTCTCGGCCTGCGCCCCGGTCTGACCTTGCAGGACCTCGTCGATGCCGACCAGCGGCTCGATGCCGAGCTCTACAATTCGGTACTTGCGCGACGCGAGGGCATGCCCGGCGTGGTTGCATCGCCAATCGACATCCTGCCAATCGAAGAGCTCGAATTCGACCAGTTGCAGCCGATTCTCGCCGCCGCCCGTCGCAACTGCGAGATGGTGGTGATCGACATGCCCGTGTCGCTGACCAACTGGGGCCTGTCGACGCTGTTCGCTTCGCAATACATCGTGCTGGTCGGCAGCCTGACGGTGCATTCGCTGCGCAAGATGAAGCGGCGGCTCGATTTCCTCGTATCGATGGGCATCGATCGCAACGCGATCAAGATCGTCCTCAACCGGGTGCAAACCGGATTGTTCAGGCCGATCAAGACCAGCGAGGCCGAAGAGGTGCTGCGCCATTCGGTGTTTGCAACGATCCCGGACGAGAATTCCGACCTGCAGGACGCGCAGGACCAGGGCGAACTGGTCTGGTCGCTGAGCAAGCGCGGCAAGTTTGCCCGCGCAATCGAGCAGTTTGCCGACGACCTGCTGGCAGCGATGGACGATGGAGCCGAGTGA